In Paenibacillus sonchi, the genomic stretch TGAGTACAGGAACAGAAGATACTGCTATTTTCGGACAATACCAAGCTCGGTGAATAGCTGCTGCCTCATTCCATGAACCGATTCCATCTTCCAAAAAGGAGTTTTCCCTCATGAAAAATCATGTGATTTATCAGGTTTCCACAATGATTGCCCTGCTGAGCGGCCAGTATGACGGATCAGTGAGTTTTGGCAAGCTGAAAGAATACGGAGATTTCGGCATCGGGACCTTCCATCAGCTGGACGGTGAAATGATTGCCTTCGACGGAGGCTTCTATCATCTGTACCCGGACGGCAGCGCCAGACCAGCAAGTCTGGAAGAGAGCACCCCCTTCTCTACCGTGACCTTCTTTGAGCAGGATCAGACGCTGCTGGTGCACACACCCCTGGCCCGGAGCGAGCTTGAACAGGTGATCCATACGCTCTTGCCGAGTCCAAATATATTTTATGCGATCCGAATCGACGGACATTTCCGCGAGGTGCACACACGCACTGTTTCGCATCAAGACAAGCCTTACAAGCCCTTTGTTGAGGTGACGGAGAACGAGCCGCCGTTCCATTTCTCTAATGAGGACGGAGTGATCGCCGGCTTCTGGATGCCAGCGTTTGCCCAGGGGATCGGAGTCTCAGGATATCATTTGCATTATATTAACGATGCCCGCAACGGAGGAGGACATGTTCTTGACTTTATAGTGGAGCACTGCACGATATCGATTTGCAGCAGTGAGGATTTCCGGTTGAAGCTACCGCACAATGATGATTATTTAAAAGCCGATTTAGCTGCTGCTTCACTCAATGAAGATATAGCAGCCGCCGAAGGCCCTCGCTAAGCGGCTTATGGCTTAACTAGAAGTTTATTTGCACAAAAAAAGAAACACCCTGCTCAGCTTAGAAAGCTGATTCGGCGGCGGACGTATGAAAAGGAGAAATGCTCCCGGTCATACGTCCGCCGAGGTGTTTCAAATGATGTCGGCTTAGCTGTATTATAACAACGGGATGATGCTGTATCTGTGACAGTTATCACACTAAATGCCGGACATCACATTTTTTCCAGTATAATCCGCGATCCCCCGCCTCCCTGCTCTGCCGGGATGACAACCAGCTTGCGGGGCAGGCGTGCTCTGAGCTCGGGAACGTGGCTGATAATGCCTACAGAGAGCTGATCATTATGCAATCTTTCGAGCGAAGTGATAACGGTATCGAGCAGATCCGGGTCCAGTGTGCCAAAGCCTTCATCCAGAAAAAAGAACTGCAGCGGGTACTGCCCGCGAAGCTGAATCTGCGCCGAAAGCGCCAGCGCCAGGGACAAAGAGGTCAGGAAGGTCTCCCGCCGGACAAAGTGGATACAGGACGCCGCACGCCGCCATTCCCGTCATCCCGAATCACAAACCCTCCCCCGGAATCAACCTCAAGCGCATAACGCTGCTTGCTCAGGAAACGCAGCCGCTGTGAAGCGGCCTGGCATACCTGCATCAGCTGCTCCTCGGCAATATACTCCACAAAAGCATTTCCGCGCAGCACAGTTTGCAGCTTGGACAGCCGGTCCTGAAGGGCCGCATGCTCCGCACGCTCGCCTTCCAGCTCCATCCAGCGGATATGCCGGTGCTGCAGATCTTCCAGATCGCGTTCAGCGCGGGCCCGGCCCTGCAGTGCAGCCTCATCGTCTTCCTTGCATCTGCGCAGAGTCTCCTGACTTTCCTGCCACTCTTCTGCGCTGAGCACAGCCCCTTCCAGCTTCTCTTCAATATTCCGCAGCTGGAGCGCAACTTCAGCTTCACCGTCACGGTGAGCCCGCACCCGGGCAGCAGCCTCTGCCCGTTCCTCCGGCGCAAGTGCAGCGCCCTCCACCTCGGAGGCGGATTCAAACGCTGAGGTCTGGAGGCAATCCTGCCAAATCGAGACTG encodes the following:
- the budA gene encoding acetolactate decarboxylase — its product is MKNHVIYQVSTMIALLSGQYDGSVSFGKLKEYGDFGIGTFHQLDGEMIAFDGGFYHLYPDGSARPASLEESTPFSTVTFFEQDQTLLVHTPLARSELEQVIHTLLPSPNIFYAIRIDGHFREVHTRTVSHQDKPYKPFVEVTENEPPFHFSNEDGVIAGFWMPAFAQGIGVSGYHLHYINDARNGGGHVLDFIVEHCTISICSSEDFRLKLPHNDDYLKADLAAASLNEDIAAAEGPR